One window of Acidobacteriaceae bacterium genomic DNA carries:
- a CDS encoding carboxypeptidase regulatory-like domain-containing protein, translated as MKFERPVSQDETTPKRNAAKSSKGLRRGQSSLLARVSGLLVCLALVIAWVRPSICQITTTGTISGIAQDSQGAVVPGAIVTLTNLDTRLVAKTKTNSDGSFTQTGLPNGKYNVNITAPGFATFSETGIDLEPLAVFQVNATLKAGSVDTSVTVEASPVAVQTVTPEISNTVSGEEAEALPLDGRNYEGLGQLMPGVVNTSPVNSMGPGGFATSNYLNINGGGSSGTFYTLDGIWNENTGNMTQTTITPVPDEIEEVKVLQNNYDAKYSLMGASVMVVQTKSGTSQFHGGAWEFLRNTFLDARNYFVPVSTGISPEEWNIYGYHVGGPVFIPHVYNTNRQRTFFYFNQQFLHEKQQGVVTGQTPLATMRGIGTPGNEALFPMTGVYGTAFLKDPTLTGSCNASSKTACFGTDGNGNWVIPANRINSSELALLNAMAVLPNYTTTNATNYINTKSAITGQKDEEGKVDHYITPKLHLMGELFWETQDAYNPNASRMGSPFTTNYDVFISDNKLAQVQLTQTYSANMANDTSIAMNNYVITHDFAGIISGSQISGYSQAFPYSGGYLENRLPHVTFSNGWSQFGTSANNTIPDATDLEDTVSDNWSWLRGHHFLQAGGEIVFGTKRQWSTVSNTTGDVNFNGYATGNPIADYLLGLPNTFAQGQDGVRKYIHYTITSPYVEDRWTASKRLTLSLGIRFYRMPFPGSQAGYSANFLPSLFNPATVPTVSIGGVLSGPYAAGYQNGIELNGKNGVPLNITNQHNYYFGPMGGFALDVFGDGKTSLRGGFSIVYNRNGGMGAACSQNCVSFPILNQTNLTDPTFPNVTGGTAPAPTAPSVTGMPNDYQVAMIKTFSLSAQQQLPGSFLMTLAGAGDFANHLSTSYNLNQPGPTGVYDFNPNLNVAGYSSAYYAPYQGYGTISWNNPIGVDNWTALEVSLKHPEVHHIYATVAYTWSHNLDNGGGFQNSYNLHSAYGNSTLNVPQVFTASVIYSVPLFGGKGLTHTLLGGWKVSDMTTLQSGSSLNLGITGSNLGPITRPNIVGTITYPKTWKPTVYGSNAFWFNPGTTAAPVFARPANGFYGNAGAGVLRGPGIEVSNMALYKDFDIRERVTVQFRAEYFNVFNHTNPNNPGTTFGSGTFGVITAAQQPRTGQLALKVKF; from the coding sequence ATGAAATTCGAGAGACCGGTATCACAAGACGAGACCACGCCGAAGCGCAACGCCGCGAAATCATCGAAAGGTCTGCGCCGCGGGCAAAGCTCGTTGCTGGCACGCGTCAGCGGTCTGCTCGTCTGCCTCGCGCTGGTCATCGCCTGGGTGCGACCGTCCATCTGCCAGATCACGACGACAGGCACGATCAGCGGCATTGCCCAGGACTCGCAGGGCGCCGTGGTTCCCGGAGCCATCGTCACGCTCACCAATTTGGACACGAGGTTGGTTGCAAAGACGAAGACAAACTCCGATGGCTCGTTCACGCAGACCGGTCTGCCGAACGGAAAGTACAACGTCAACATCACGGCACCTGGGTTTGCGACCTTCAGTGAAACCGGCATCGATCTCGAGCCGCTGGCGGTGTTCCAGGTGAACGCCACGTTGAAGGCGGGCTCGGTGGACACCTCGGTGACCGTCGAGGCGAGCCCGGTGGCCGTGCAGACCGTCACACCGGAGATATCGAACACCGTCTCCGGCGAGGAGGCGGAGGCGCTTCCGCTGGACGGCCGGAACTATGAGGGTCTCGGGCAACTGATGCCCGGAGTCGTGAATACGTCGCCGGTCAATTCGATGGGGCCTGGCGGATTTGCGACCTCGAACTATCTCAACATCAATGGCGGCGGCTCCAGCGGAACGTTTTACACGCTGGATGGCATCTGGAACGAAAACACGGGCAACATGACGCAGACCACGATCACGCCGGTTCCGGACGAGATCGAGGAAGTCAAAGTTCTGCAGAACAACTACGACGCGAAGTACAGCCTGATGGGCGCGAGCGTGATGGTCGTGCAGACCAAGAGCGGCACCAGCCAGTTCCACGGCGGCGCATGGGAGTTTCTGCGCAACACGTTCCTCGACGCGCGCAACTACTTCGTTCCGGTCAGCACCGGCATCTCGCCCGAAGAGTGGAACATCTACGGCTATCACGTGGGCGGCCCGGTCTTTATCCCTCACGTCTACAACACAAATCGGCAACGCACGTTCTTTTACTTCAACCAGCAGTTCCTGCACGAGAAGCAGCAGGGAGTTGTGACAGGCCAGACACCACTGGCCACGATGCGCGGCATCGGAACGCCGGGCAACGAGGCGCTGTTCCCGATGACGGGCGTGTACGGGACCGCGTTCCTCAAAGATCCGACGCTGACGGGCAGTTGCAATGCATCGTCCAAGACGGCGTGCTTCGGTACGGATGGCAACGGGAACTGGGTCATCCCGGCGAATCGCATCAACTCGTCTGAGCTTGCACTGCTGAATGCGATGGCCGTGCTGCCCAATTACACGACGACGAACGCAACGAACTACATCAACACGAAGTCGGCGATCACCGGCCAGAAGGATGAAGAAGGCAAGGTCGACCACTACATTACGCCGAAGCTGCACCTGATGGGCGAGCTCTTCTGGGAGACGCAGGATGCCTACAATCCGAACGCTTCGCGCATGGGATCTCCGTTCACGACAAACTATGACGTTTTCATCTCGGATAACAAGCTCGCGCAGGTGCAGCTGACGCAAACGTATTCAGCGAACATGGCAAACGATACGTCGATTGCGATGAACAACTACGTCATCACGCATGATTTTGCCGGCATCATCTCTGGCTCGCAGATCTCCGGATACTCTCAGGCGTTCCCGTACAGCGGCGGTTATCTCGAAAACCGCCTGCCGCACGTCACCTTCTCGAATGGATGGTCGCAGTTCGGCACCAGCGCCAACAACACGATTCCCGATGCGACGGATCTGGAGGATACGGTTTCCGATAACTGGAGCTGGTTGCGCGGGCATCACTTCCTGCAGGCGGGCGGCGAGATCGTGTTCGGAACGAAGCGGCAATGGTCGACGGTTTCGAATACCACCGGTGATGTCAATTTCAACGGTTACGCCACTGGTAACCCGATCGCGGATTATCTGCTCGGTTTGCCGAACACGTTCGCTCAGGGGCAGGATGGAGTTCGCAAATACATTCACTACACAATTACCAGCCCGTACGTTGAGGATCGCTGGACTGCGAGCAAGCGCCTGACTCTCAGCCTTGGCATACGTTTTTACCGGATGCCGTTTCCTGGATCGCAGGCCGGCTACTCGGCCAACTTCCTTCCTTCGCTCTTCAATCCTGCGACGGTGCCCACCGTATCGATTGGCGGCGTTCTTTCAGGACCGTATGCGGCTGGTTATCAGAATGGCATCGAGCTGAATGGCAAGAATGGTGTTCCGCTCAACATTACGAATCAGCACAACTACTACTTCGGGCCGATGGGCGGGTTCGCTTTGGATGTCTTTGGAGATGGAAAGACCTCACTTCGCGGCGGCTTCTCGATCGTCTATAACCGCAATGGCGGCATGGGTGCGGCCTGCTCGCAAAACTGCGTCAGTTTTCCCATACTCAATCAGACAAACCTTACCGACCCGACATTTCCTAACGTGACAGGCGGTACGGCACCGGCGCCGACGGCACCTTCCGTCACGGGGATGCCGAATGACTACCAGGTAGCAATGATCAAGACGTTCAGCCTGAGCGCGCAGCAGCAGTTGCCGGGATCATTCCTGATGACGCTCGCTGGAGCGGGAGACTTCGCCAACCATCTTTCCACCAGCTACAACCTCAACCAGCCCGGACCAACCGGCGTCTACGACTTCAATCCAAATCTGAACGTCGCGGGCTATTCCTCGGCCTACTATGCGCCTTATCAGGGTTACGGGACGATCAGCTGGAATAATCCGATCGGCGTTGATAACTGGACGGCGCTGGAGGTGAGTCTCAAGCATCCTGAAGTTCACCATATTTATGCGACCGTTGCGTACACGTGGTCGCACAATCTGGACAATGGCGGCGGCTTCCAGAATTCCTACAACCTGCACAGCGCGTACGGCAACTCGACGCTGAATGTACCCCAGGTCTTCACAGCAAGCGTGATTTACAGCGTTCCGCTTTTTGGCGGGAAGGGATTGACGCATACGCTGCTGGGTGGATGGAAGGTGTCGGACATGACGACGCTCCAGAGCGGATCGTCGCTGAACCTTGGCATCACGGGCTCGAACCTCGGTCCCATTACGCGCCCGAACATCGTCGGAACGATTACCTATCCGAAGACGTGGAAGCCGACGGTGTACGGATCGAACGCGTTCTGGTTCAACCCGGGAACGACGGCGGCCCCAGTGTTTGCCCGTCCGGCAAATGGCTTCTACGGAAACGCCGGCGCCGGAGTGCTACGGGGTCCGGGAATCGAAGTTTCGAACATGGCCCTGTACAAGGACTTTGATATTCGCGAGCGAGTCACGGTGCAGTTCCGCGCTGAATATTTCAACGTCTTCAATCACACTAACCCGAACAACCCGGGAACTACGTTTGGCTCGGGAACGTTTGGCGTGATCACTGCGGCGCAGCAGCCGCGGACCGGCCAGCTTGCGCTCAAGGTGAAGTTCTGA
- a CDS encoding DUF72 domain-containing protein, whose protein sequence is MPRASKSPEPISAPPSAPNLFVGTSGWAYPTWKPAFYPAKLPARAFLNFYGSQLTAVEVNYTFRTLPTNTQLENWQAAVPAGFRFSFKAPQRITHFARLRDCEPLVQSFLGALAPMRSGALGPLLFQLPPNLHANRELLAHFLDLPAFHHSHAQLAFEFRHNSWFTDEIFSLMRQHNSALCVAESDDLSTPDVQTASTRCYRLRRSGGYTEPELDALAERFVSLAQNGEVYVFLKHEDEPTGALNAAHLQQRAAQLATPALRGGNG, encoded by the coding sequence TTGCCGCGCGCCTCCAAGAGTCCCGAGCCAATCTCCGCTCCGCCGTCAGCCCCGAATCTTTTCGTCGGCACGTCCGGCTGGGCGTATCCCACCTGGAAGCCGGCTTTCTATCCCGCGAAGCTTCCCGCGCGCGCATTCCTCAACTTCTACGGTTCGCAACTCACCGCCGTCGAAGTCAACTACACCTTCCGCACGCTTCCCACGAACACCCAGCTTGAAAACTGGCAGGCCGCCGTTCCCGCCGGCTTCCGCTTCAGCTTCAAGGCCCCGCAGCGCATCACGCACTTCGCTCGCCTGCGCGACTGCGAACCGCTCGTCCAAAGTTTCCTCGGCGCGCTCGCGCCCATGCGATCCGGCGCCCTCGGCCCGCTGCTCTTTCAGCTTCCTCCGAACCTTCACGCGAATCGCGAACTCCTCGCGCACTTCCTTGATCTTCCGGCGTTCCATCATTCGCACGCTCAGCTCGCATTCGAGTTCCGCCACAACAGTTGGTTCACCGACGAGATCTTCTCGCTCATGCGTCAACACAACTCAGCCCTCTGCGTGGCTGAAAGCGATGACCTCTCCACGCCGGACGTTCAGACTGCATCGACGCGCTGCTACCGCCTGCGCCGTTCCGGCGGCTACACCGAGCCGGAGCTCGACGCGCTCGCCGAGCGCTTCGTCTCTCTCGCGCAGAACGGCGAAGTCTACGTCTTTCTCAAGCACGAGGACGAGCCGACCGGCGCTCTCAATGCAGCGCATCTCCAGCAGCGCGCCGCGCAACTCGCGACCCCAGCACTGCGAGGCGGCAACGGATGA
- a CDS encoding NADH-quinone oxidoreductase subunit M yields the protein MKVFPFLSVLTAVPLIGAITILGLGDKQKNRARILALVFSFIALALILILSHGFDSASGQLQFQELHAWIPSLGAEYHLGIDGLGLVMLLLSALVVTMSIAASSQIRERESLYFSLVLFLQAGLFGTFTALNFFHWFIFWELSLIPAFFLIQLWGGPRRAAAATQFFVYTMVGSVALLLSFLALFHCTGTFDFLRLSELAREGQLVPAMATHLAWHRFTPEHIALLIFGGVFLGFAVKVPLVPLHTWLPSTYAEAPTGTTMLLTGAMSKMGVYGFLRIVLPIFAPQLRSTLTVLLWLAVSTVVLSAFAALAQKDLKRIFAYSSINHLGYCMLGIFAVASFTGNSVALTTAKIAALDGVILQVFNHALIASALFWFVALLETRTGGLRGLNDFGGLRRVVPVFTGLMGIALFASLGLPGLNGFIGEFLIFRGVFPLAAWAAALSLLGLLVTAIFILTILQRVFSGPLNERWSNMPDLTVTERLALFSPIALMFALGVFPQLILGIINSTVMTLVQQVRY from the coding sequence ATGAAGGTATTTCCATTCCTTTCAGTGCTGACTGCTGTGCCCCTGATCGGCGCCATCACAATTCTTGGCCTTGGTGACAAGCAGAAGAACCGTGCTCGGATCCTCGCACTGGTTTTCAGCTTCATTGCACTCGCTCTGATACTTATCCTGTCTCACGGCTTTGACTCGGCTTCTGGACAGCTTCAGTTCCAGGAGTTGCACGCATGGATACCCTCGCTTGGCGCGGAGTATCACCTGGGCATCGATGGGCTTGGGCTCGTGATGCTGCTGCTTTCGGCTCTTGTCGTGACCATGTCGATTGCCGCGTCCTCGCAGATTCGCGAGCGAGAAAGTCTTTATTTCTCTCTCGTCCTGTTCCTTCAAGCTGGCCTGTTCGGAACGTTCACAGCTCTAAACTTTTTTCACTGGTTCATCTTCTGGGAGCTAAGCCTCATCCCCGCTTTCTTCCTCATCCAACTGTGGGGTGGGCCTCGACGCGCAGCCGCAGCGACTCAATTTTTTGTTTACACGATGGTCGGCAGCGTCGCATTGCTGCTCTCGTTTCTTGCCTTATTCCATTGCACAGGAACATTCGACTTTCTTCGCCTGTCTGAACTGGCACGAGAGGGCCAGCTTGTCCCGGCCATGGCTACACATCTCGCGTGGCACAGGTTTACGCCGGAACATATTGCACTCTTGATCTTTGGCGGTGTATTTCTCGGCTTCGCGGTTAAGGTCCCTCTCGTTCCACTTCATACATGGCTGCCTTCGACATACGCCGAAGCGCCAACCGGCACGACAATGCTGCTCACCGGCGCAATGTCAAAAATGGGTGTCTACGGGTTCCTTAGAATCGTTCTTCCAATCTTTGCCCCGCAGCTTCGATCTACGCTGACGGTGCTCTTGTGGCTCGCTGTATCCACAGTTGTTCTCTCCGCGTTTGCGGCCCTCGCGCAAAAAGACTTGAAGCGTATCTTCGCCTATTCCTCTATCAATCACCTTGGCTATTGCATGCTGGGAATCTTTGCAGTTGCCAGTTTCACCGGCAATTCCGTCGCTCTAACAACAGCTAAGATCGCGGCTCTCGATGGTGTGATCCTGCAGGTTTTCAACCACGCCCTGATTGCCTCGGCGCTATTTTGGTTCGTGGCGTTGCTGGAAACGCGCACTGGAGGATTGCGTGGCCTAAACGATTTCGGTGGTCTCCGCAGGGTCGTTCCCGTCTTCACCGGGCTGATGGGCATCGCCCTGTTTGCCTCTCTCGGCTTGCCTGGGCTGAACGGCTTCATCGGAGAATTCCTCATCTTTCGAGGCGTCTTCCCGCTCGCGGCATGGGCTGCTGCGCTCTCCCTCCTCGGCCTGCTTGTCACTGCAATCTTCATCCTGACAATACTGCAGCGTGTCTTCTCTGGTCCCCTCAATGAGCGGTGGTCGAACATGCCGGACCTGACAGTCACCGAACGGCTCGCGCTGTTTTCCCCAATCGCCCTCATGTTTGCATTGGGCGTCTTTCCGCAACTCATTCTCGGCATCATCAACAGCACCGTCATGACCCTGGTGCAGCAGGTGAGGTACTAG
- a CDS encoding DUF4112 domain-containing protein, whose product MGTKAEYGEVLPPGVVNTGALKPRFRGAGGAFRDENLDLLSRVLDTWFRVPGTSIRFGLDGIIGFIPGIGDFLGGLASCIIVIAAFFRGVPLVTVARMVVNLAIEVGIGAIPFAGNLFDIAWRANRRNYHLLERSLAVGRRDTWKDWVFMLLLGVGLMALAMVPFFLLLWIGGALLHHTGAPGWR is encoded by the coding sequence ATGGGAACGAAGGCCGAATATGGTGAGGTGCTGCCGCCTGGTGTTGTGAATACAGGAGCTTTGAAGCCACGGTTTCGCGGGGCGGGCGGAGCGTTTCGCGATGAGAACCTCGATCTGCTCTCGCGTGTGCTGGATACGTGGTTTCGCGTACCGGGGACGTCGATCCGGTTTGGGCTGGATGGAATCATCGGCTTCATTCCGGGTATCGGCGATTTTCTTGGCGGGCTGGCGAGCTGCATCATCGTTATCGCGGCGTTCTTCCGCGGCGTGCCGCTGGTCACGGTCGCGAGGATGGTTGTGAACCTCGCGATTGAGGTCGGCATTGGAGCGATTCCGTTTGCGGGCAATCTGTTCGACATCGCGTGGCGTGCGAATCGTCGCAACTACCACCTGCTGGAGCGGAGTCTTGCGGTCGGTCGACGGGATACGTGGAAGGACTGGGTGTTCATGCTGCTGCTCGGTGTGGGCCTGATGGCGCTGGCGATGGTGCCGTTCTTCCTGCTGCTGTGGATCGGCGGAGCGCTGCTGCACCACACGGGGGCTCCGGGCTGGCGTTGA
- a CDS encoding alpha/beta fold hydrolase, producing the protein MSGSRNGSTRPPQFPPFHPRRWLANGHLQTIAGNFLPRPNHLPPPTAEFVEVCPARGTQICSQVLCECHWQPDAVRGDRPTVLILHGLEGSSNSQYVVGNANKFWKAGCNIIRMNMRNCGGTKYETAKLTPTLYHSGLSNDVKQVMEFFLDRERLGSISLIGYSMGGNLVLKLAGEFGSDAPPQLRAVVGVSPVVDIAASADALHEPMNRLYERKFLRELLKRFRRKATLFPRAYDPQVATSIGSLRDFDNRITALYSGFQSADDYYFRAASARVLDRIAVPTLLIHACDDPFIRLLPETRAVIAENPHITLLETEHGGHCAFLATPEPANGNDGYWAEHTALRFVLSHAQGTLNDAPAHSIAINPVS; encoded by the coding sequence ATGAGCGGCTCCCGCAACGGTAGCACCCGGCCCCCTCAGTTCCCTCCGTTTCACCCGCGCCGCTGGCTCGCCAACGGTCATCTGCAGACCATCGCCGGAAACTTCCTGCCGCGCCCGAACCATCTGCCCCCACCCACCGCGGAGTTCGTCGAGGTCTGCCCCGCGCGCGGCACGCAAATCTGCAGTCAGGTTCTCTGCGAGTGCCACTGGCAACCGGACGCAGTGCGCGGCGACCGCCCCACCGTGCTGATCCTCCATGGCCTCGAAGGTTCTTCGAACTCGCAGTACGTTGTCGGCAACGCCAACAAGTTTTGGAAGGCCGGCTGCAACATCATCCGCATGAACATGCGTAACTGCGGCGGCACCAAGTACGAAACCGCAAAGCTCACGCCGACTCTCTACCACTCCGGTCTGTCGAACGACGTCAAGCAGGTCATGGAGTTCTTTCTCGACCGCGAGCGCCTGGGCTCCATCTCGCTCATCGGCTACTCCATGGGCGGCAACCTCGTTCTCAAACTCGCCGGCGAATTCGGCAGCGACGCTCCGCCTCAGCTCAGAGCCGTCGTCGGCGTCTCGCCCGTCGTCGACATCGCAGCTTCCGCCGACGCGCTGCACGAGCCCATGAATCGCCTCTACGAGCGCAAATTCCTTCGCGAACTACTCAAGCGTTTCCGCCGCAAGGCCACACTCTTCCCCCGCGCCTACGATCCCCAGGTCGCCACCAGCATCGGCTCGCTCCGCGACTTCGACAACCGCATCACTGCCCTGTACTCTGGCTTCCAATCCGCCGACGACTATTATTTCCGGGCCGCCTCGGCCCGCGTGCTCGACCGCATCGCCGTTCCCACGCTTCTCATCCACGCCTGCGACGATCCGTTCATCCGCCTGCTGCCGGAGACCCGCGCCGTCATCGCCGAGAACCCGCACATCACGCTCCTCGAAACCGAGCACGGCGGCCACTGCGCATTCCTCGCCACGCCCGAACCCGCCAATGGAAACGACGGTTATTGGGCCGAGCACACCGCACTCCGATTCGTTCTCTCCCACGCACAGGGAACCCTGAACGATGCTCCCGCGCATTCAATTGCGATAAACCCTGTATCCTGA
- a CDS encoding NADH-quinone oxidoreductase subunit M, translating into MLAWTIYISFLGALVLMLPGVPAKAARGIALLAAIAGFTVTISALLRPANGAIATIVHRSWVPSLGIEYHLAADGISLVLVLLTGIVAIAGVLFSWNIEHRSKEFFALYLALIGGVYGVFLSADLFLLFVFYEIAIIPKYFLIAIWGSTQREYAAMKLALYSLVGSAMVLLVLIAAYVVAGAKTMNLLALSQFPFPLHFQMWAFPVAFIGFGILAGLWPFHTWAPTGHVAAPTAASMLLAGVVMKLGAYGCLRVAMALFPHGLDPWGFAVLGLASWRDVFSLLAVIGIVYGALVALVQQDFKFVIGYSSVSHMGFVLLGLMTLSRIGLTGAVVQMFSHGVLAALLFAVVGRMVYDRTHTRDLTALSKMHLSKAIPFAAFTFVIAAVASIGMPGFSGFVAELQILIGAWSAFPRYVIVAGIGIAISVAYAWRALQKAFFSDTDPESTTPTLAAISMPERIGALMLILASVTIGLYPQFLLNLIIPALNSPLFDGLRKGHW; encoded by the coding sequence TTGCTCGCCTGGACAATCTACATATCGTTTCTGGGGGCACTGGTCCTGATGTTGCCCGGCGTGCCGGCAAAGGCTGCGCGCGGCATCGCATTGTTGGCGGCCATTGCGGGATTTACGGTCACAATCTCCGCGTTGCTGCGGCCGGCAAATGGCGCCATTGCCACCATCGTTCATCGATCATGGGTTCCGTCGCTCGGTATTGAATACCATCTTGCCGCTGATGGCATCAGCCTCGTGCTGGTCCTGCTCACCGGAATCGTCGCCATTGCTGGCGTCCTTTTCTCCTGGAACATCGAACATCGCTCAAAAGAGTTCTTCGCGCTTTATCTCGCCCTTATCGGAGGAGTCTACGGCGTATTCCTCAGCGCCGATTTATTCCTGCTCTTCGTCTTCTACGAGATCGCTATCATTCCGAAGTATTTCCTCATTGCCATCTGGGGTTCGACACAGCGCGAATATGCCGCGATGAAGCTTGCCCTCTACTCGTTGGTGGGCAGTGCAATGGTGCTTCTCGTTCTGATCGCGGCATATGTAGTCGCCGGCGCGAAGACGATGAACCTGCTGGCACTGTCACAATTCCCCTTCCCTCTTCACTTTCAAATGTGGGCGTTTCCAGTCGCGTTTATCGGCTTCGGAATTCTGGCCGGCCTCTGGCCATTCCATACCTGGGCTCCCACAGGCCATGTCGCCGCGCCGACAGCAGCTTCGATGCTCCTTGCCGGAGTTGTCATGAAACTGGGCGCATACGGCTGCTTGCGTGTCGCCATGGCGCTGTTTCCCCACGGGCTCGATCCCTGGGGATTCGCTGTGCTCGGCCTTGCTTCATGGCGCGATGTCTTTAGCCTGCTTGCGGTGATTGGCATCGTCTATGGCGCACTGGTCGCGCTCGTGCAACAGGATTTCAAATTCGTCATCGGCTATTCCAGTGTGAGCCACATGGGTTTCGTGCTGTTAGGCCTCATGACTCTCAGCCGTATCGGCCTCACCGGAGCGGTAGTGCAGATGTTTTCTCATGGTGTCCTGGCAGCGCTGCTGTTCGCTGTCGTGGGACGCATGGTCTATGACCGCACGCACACTCGCGATCTGACCGCACTAAGCAAAATGCACCTCAGCAAAGCCATCCCTTTCGCGGCATTCACCTTCGTCATTGCAGCGGTCGCTTCTATCGGAATGCCCGGGTTCAGCGGCTTCGTCGCCGAACTCCAGATTCTCATCGGGGCTTGGAGCGCGTTTCCAAGGTATGTGATCGTCGCAGGCATCGGAATTGCAATCTCGGTTGCCTACGCCTGGCGCGCCTTGCAGAAGGCATTTTTCTCTGACACCGATCCCGAGAGCACGACGCCCACACTCGCTGCCATTTCGATGCCTGAACGCATCGGGGCTCTCATGCTAATCCTCGCTAGCGTGACGATTGGACTCTATCCGCAATTTCTATTGAACCTGATAATTCCAGCCCTGAACTCACCGCTCTTTGACGGCCTGCGGAAAGGACACTGGTAA
- a CDS encoding NADH-quinone oxidoreductase subunit N encodes MIAVSYTALLHLLLPEVIVVVTALLALAADLLISRTAPMRTRFTTGAVISAIGCLGAITQIVRDPQHANVFNGTLVINPGSQLVQIAILILTALIAVLSIESSFTSHVGEYFAVTLFATTGMMLLVSSENVLLIFLSLELLSLSLYVLAAFNKRSSHSAEAALKYFLFGGMSAAFLLFGLSLLYGLSNSTNLLQIARAIKSPPLDPLWAAAIVMIVLGLGFKVAAVPFHFWAPDVYEGAPSSSAALIASSAKVAGFVIFYQVMVIGFAGAGGSGDWKNYTPGWVPIVAVVAAMSMVLGNLVAITQTSVRRLLAYSAIAQAGYILLGLVSHTEQSFDALLYYAVTYALTVIGAFGAVAIVEEQLGGEKLSDFAGLSRRAPLLSFCMLIFMLSLAGIPPLAGFFGKFFLFASALAAGQHPLGLLWLVVLAIAMSTVSLYYYLQVLKRIYIAEPPSEANRIHVPIVSQLALCAIALSILLLGCAPNLFLAWLHQPIRIAQF; translated from the coding sequence ATGATCGCAGTCTCCTATACCGCGCTCCTTCATCTCCTCCTGCCGGAGGTGATTGTGGTTGTCACGGCCCTGCTCGCGCTTGCCGCAGATCTCCTGATCTCCCGAACCGCTCCGATGCGCACTCGGTTCACGACCGGAGCTGTAATCTCTGCTATCGGCTGCCTTGGCGCAATCACACAAATCGTGCGCGATCCGCAGCACGCGAACGTCTTCAATGGAACCCTCGTTATTAACCCAGGATCGCAACTGGTTCAAATCGCCATACTCATCCTGACAGCCCTTATCGCCGTCCTGTCGATCGAATCATCTTTCACCTCGCACGTTGGCGAATACTTTGCTGTCACCCTCTTTGCAACCACGGGCATGATGCTGCTCGTGAGCTCAGAAAATGTTCTCCTGATCTTCCTCTCCCTGGAATTGCTAAGCCTCTCTCTTTATGTTCTCGCAGCGTTTAACAAGCGCAGCTCTCACTCGGCAGAAGCCGCCCTGAAATATTTTCTCTTCGGCGGAATGTCGGCGGCATTCCTGTTGTTCGGACTCAGCCTTCTGTACGGTCTGTCTAACTCAACAAATCTCCTGCAAATTGCGCGCGCAATTAAAAGCCCGCCTCTGGACCCACTCTGGGCTGCAGCAATCGTGATGATCGTCCTCGGGCTTGGCTTCAAGGTCGCGGCAGTCCCATTTCACTTCTGGGCCCCTGACGTCTATGAAGGAGCGCCATCCAGCAGCGCTGCACTCATTGCCTCCAGCGCCAAGGTAGCGGGCTTCGTCATCTTCTATCAGGTGATGGTTATCGGCTTCGCCGGAGCGGGAGGCAGCGGCGACTGGAAAAACTACACACCCGGCTGGGTTCCAATCGTTGCAGTCGTGGCGGCTATGTCGATGGTGCTTGGGAATCTAGTGGCCATCACGCAGACCAGCGTCCGCAGGCTTCTCGCCTATTCGGCAATCGCGCAAGCAGGATACATTTTGCTGGGACTGGTATCGCACACCGAACAGAGCTTCGACGCCCTGCTCTACTATGCGGTCACCTATGCTTTGACCGTGATTGGTGCGTTTGGAGCCGTAGCTATCGTTGAAGAGCAGCTTGGCGGTGAAAAGCTCTCTGACTTTGCCGGGCTCAGCCGTCGTGCGCCTCTGCTCTCCTTCTGCATGCTGATTTTTATGCTCTCGCTTGCAGGAATCCCGCCCCTGGCCGGGTTCTTCGGCAAATTCTTTCTCTTTGCTTCGGCGCTGGCCGCTGGACAACATCCACTCGGTCTGCTCTGGCTCGTGGTTCTGGCGATTGCCATGAGCACCGTTTCTCTCTACTACTACCTGCAGGTGCTGAAGCGTATCTATATCGCGGAACCGCCTTCAGAGGCGAACCGCATCCACGTACCGATCGTGAGCCAGCTTGCTCTTTGCGCGATTGCGTTGAGCATCCTGCTGCTTGGTTGCGCGCCAAACCTCTTCTTGGCTTGGCTGCACCAACCAATTCGCATCGCTCAGTTTTGA